The segment TCTGAGTATTTTCGAAGAGGAACTATATGATATTACCCAGTTTGCCATCAATAGTGAAACTGGGAGGCCGTATGAGTACAGACAGGGATATGCCGGCACCCCCAAGTACTCTTTTATTGAAGAAAATGAATCTAATACCTCTGCTTTTGCGGTACTACAGTCGTCCTATCTGGATGGGACGGATGATGACTATGGATTTGCTTTGACTGCCATAGCGGCCAATGAAATCCGTGTGCGCTATGTGGTGACAGGTTCTACGGCATACAAGGCCGGGATTCGGCGCGGAGATATATTGATCGCAGTAGGTGGAGAAGAGGTGCGAGCAGATTCAAACGCAGATATCACCCGGATCAACAGTGCCTTTGATGGAGATACCTTTGAGTTGACGGTCATGGATCAGGATAGTGTTGTGTTGAATACCACTTTGGTTCGATCTACCTACACCATCAATCCTGTATTCAAAGACAGTGTGCTAGAAACCAGCGCTGGAAAAGTGGGTTATTTGGCCTACAGTACATTTAGCTCTCTGAGCAATAGTCAGGATGTGTTGGATGAGGTATTTGCTGAATTTGCGGCTGCCAATATCAAGGATGTAGTCATCGATCTTCGCTACAATGGTGGAGGGTATATCGCCACAGCCGACTACTTGATCAATCAAATCATCCCATCCTCTCTCAACAATCGAGATATGTACGTCGAGCGCTACAATGAACTCATGCAAGGCGGTGACGCGACCATCTTGGAGAATCAATTGCTCAAAGATGCCAATGGTGACAACATAGATTATCGTGGTAGGTATGCGAATTACAACGATCTGGACTATTCTGAAGACGGTAATACTTTTACTTTCAGC is part of the Reichenbachiella agarivorans genome and harbors:
- a CDS encoding S41 family peptidase — protein: MMKQLKWGFALCYLFTTALTACKDYSEGVEVDTYEPSRTELTLDSIFLYAKEIYFWNDQLPTYEDFAPRAYAASTDDLSIFEEELYDITQFAINSETGRPYEYRQGYAGTPKYSFIEENESNTSAFAVLQSSYLDGTDDDYGFALTAIAANEIRVRYVVTGSTAYKAGIRRGDILIAVGGEEVRADSNADITRINSAFDGDTFELTVMDQDSVVLNTTLVRSTYTINPVFKDSVLETSAGKVGYLAYSTFSSLSNSQDVLDEVFAEFAAANIKDVVIDLRYNGGGYIATADYLINQIIPSSLNNRDMYVERYNELMQGGDATILENQLLKDANGDNIDYRGRYANYNDLDYSEDGNTFTFSKEGDLETIENVYVIISDATASASELVINTLKPYLNVILIGTTSYGKPVGFFGIEIDDYTMYIPNFQTVNSDEEGDYFDGMVPDFEINDDVTRDFGDTEESCLATAIAIITGDGTTARSSSTSSYSLLHLGNMPHTAVMIEHRRTLKQ